The nucleotide sequence CAAATCTACAGCTGAAACCAAAGACACCATCGAGTACGAAGGAACTGAATATCCTTTGATCAAAATGGAGATCTCTTCTACTTCTCACCCTTTCTACACAGGTAAAACCAAATTGGTAGATACTGCCGGTAGAGTTGATAAGTTTATGAACAAATACAAAAAATTCGCTAAGTAATCTTAGTCTATTTTACAAATATCAAAACCTTTCGGATTTCCGAGAGGTTTTTTTGTTAATTTTGCTAAAGATAGATATTAGACTCTGGAAGTGAAGAATTAGATTTCAAGCACTTTTGTCTAACATCTTAAGTCTAACATCTAACATCTAAAAAATGCAGCTTGTATTTTCAGACGCACAATATTGGGAAGATTTTCTTCCGCTAACATTCACAAGGCCTGTCGCAGAGATACGTATGGGGATCCTGACTTTCGCAGAAAGATGGCAAAAACTTCTCGGTATTAATGAGGTTTTTTACATCACCGAAAATTATCTTCAGGATAAATTCAGAAAACCAGAACCCAAACAGAGTCTTTTTATTGTCCCCAATTTTTTTCCTTCGGATGAAGTTTTGCAACAGATCAAAGATTTGCAACCCGGCGAAGCCTTGGTTTATGAGAATGAAGTGATTGCGGCTAACATCAATATGGAAAATTTTTCTCTCAACCAGATTAATAAAATGACGGACATTACAGAGAAGTTGTGTTTTGTTGAGAAGCCTACCGATATTTTCTCTTACAATGATAAAGCGATAAATTTTGACTTCAAACTGATCACCACAGGCAGGGATTCTCAGGAATTGTCGCCGACCAATGGATTTATAGGAGATCCGCTCAATTTGTTTATTGAAGAAGGTGCCAGTATCGAATTTTGTACCTTGAACTGTAATTCCGGGAAAATATACATTGGTAAGAATGCCGAAATTATGGAAGGTTCTAACATACGCGGATCATTGGCGCTTTGCGAAGAGTCCAAAATCAATCTTGGGACAAAGCTGTATGGCGGAACGACGATTGGCCCACATTCAAAAGTGGGTGGCGAGGTTAATAATATTGTGATTTTCGGCTATTCTAACAAAGGTCACGATGGTTTTGTCGGCAATTCGGTAATCGGAGAATGGTGTAATCTGGGCGCAGATACCAATTCATCAAATCTTAAAAATAATTACGCTTCGGTAAAACTTTGGAATTATAGAAAGAAACGATTTCTTGATACTGGTTTGCAATTTTGCGGGCTGATAATGGGTGATCATTCCAAAACTGCAATCAATACTCAATTAAATACGGGAACAGTTGTGGGCGTTGCAGCTAATATTTTCAAATCTGGTTTTCCGCCAAACTTAGTGGATAGTTTTTCTTGGGGCGGAATGAAGGGTGATGAAAAATTTAAACTCGAAAAATCTTACGAAGTTGCAGAAAAAGCAATGGAACGCAGAAAAATCGCAATAACCGAAATGGATAAAGATATTTTGAAGTACATCTATAATGAGTTATAATTTTAATACTCATTTTTTATTTTCAATTTACCTTACTTTACAATTAACGAAAGTATTTTGTCTCAAAGTTTGCTTATTTTTGCTGATTAAGATTTTAGTCCAAGATCTAAAGTCTCATTTCTAATATCTAATTTTAATAATGAAGCAGTTTCTTCTTTGGCTTTTTTTGGCGTTGGTTTTGGTAAGTTGTGCCAGAGTGGGTTCGCCCATTGGTGGTGGTAAAGATACAATTCCTCCGAAAATGGTTGGGTCTAATATCGATACCACAAGGATTAATGTTCCCAGAGATCTTAAAGAATTAAGAATCGATTTTGATGAATATATAACGCTGAAGGATATCAATAAGAATCTAATCATTTCTCCTCCAATAAAATACACCAAGATTATTCCCTCATCCATGGGGAATAAATACCTCCAGATACAATGGAAAGATACGTTGCAGGCTAATACAACGTATAATTTCAACTTCGGAAACTCTGTGGTAGATCTCAATGAGAGCAATCCTTTGCCTTATTTCAATTTTGCTTTTTCTACAGGAGACAAGATTGATGATCTCTTCATCAGTGGAACTATTTCTGATGCCTTGGGTAATGAAAAAAACTCGGAGGGGAAAGATAGAAATCTGGTAATCGGACTTTATCAGGTTAAAGATACGATGAATTACCGCCAAAAACCTTACTATATAACGAAAGCGGATCCAGATGGTTATTTTGAACTGAATTATCTTACGCCAGGAAAATATAAAATTATTGGTTTTGATGATGAGAATAATAACTCCATTTACGATTTAGGAAAAGAAAGTGTAGCTTTTCAAAAGCAAGAAATTAATCTTGAGTCAAGTATTTCTGGAATGAAACTTAAAATTTTCCCTTCTAAAAAAGCAATCAAGTACAAAGAAATGGCAATTTCTACAGGTGGTGTGTTAATGACTTTTGAAGGTAATCCAGATAAAGTGATTGTGAAAGCCGTTGGCGATAAGCCTTCGGATTATAAAGTAACACATAAGCTGAGATCGGATTCTGTGAAGATTTGGTTTGATGCAGGAAAAGAAAACATTGGTGTAGCTGTAAGTGAAAACCTCAAATTTTCTTATGATACCGGAACAAAACAGGATACGGTTTCTATCTTCTACAAGAAACCAGCGAAGGAAGATATGACGGTTTCGAATCCTTTTTCCAATGAACTTGCGCCGGGTTCTGATTTTAGGTTCGCTTCTAATTATATTATTACCAAAATTCAGCCGGAAAACTGGAAACTGGAATCTGATAGCATATCGCAGAACTTCACGGCAAAGATTTCCGAGTTAGATTCTACTCAGGTAATCGTAAAATCGAATTTTGTCGTTGGGAAAAAATACAAGCTTACGGTTCCGAAAAATACAGTGATTTCTTTTTATAACAGATTAAGCGAAAGTGTTCGCTTCGATTTTGAAGCCGCCAAGCCAGAAGAATTCGGAAGTTTTACAGTAAATCTTGTCAATAAGCCTGAGCATAATTTTTGGATTCAATTGCTGAATGATAAGAGTGAACCAGTCTACCAGAAGTTTTCCAATGAGTCATTAATAAAGTTTATCAATCTCAAACCAGCATCTTATAAATTAAGAATTTTAGTAGATAATAATGATAACGGTTTCTGGGACAGTTCAGATTTCGCAACTGAAACTTTATCGGAAGATGTCTATCTTTATAAAAAAGCAGGAGATAAGGATATAATGACCAAAATCAATATTCGTCCGATGTGGGAAATTAATGAAAATTGGGATTTAACTAAAGAAGAACAGTCAGTCAATTGAAGAAGATAATTTTGTGGGTAGCTGTAGCCTGCTTGGCTATACAATTAATTCCCATCGACAGGGAAAATAAACCTGTGGACAAAAATAATAATTTTACGGACATTTATAAAACGCCGCAAGATGTCCGTTCATTATTGAAAAATGCTTGCTATGACTGTCATTCTAATGAGACAGTCTATCCGAACTATGCGTATATAGCTCCGATTTCTTGGGCGGTTAAGGATCACATAAATGAAGGAAGAGAATATCTTAACTTCTCCGAATGGGGAACATATAATAAGGATATAAAGCAAAACGCAATACAAAAATCTATAGAAACAATTAGGAGTAAGCAGATGCCTTTGCCTTCTTATATCAATTATCATCCTAAAGCAAATCTAACTACATCTCAAAGAAAAATCTTGGAAAACTATTTTTTAAGCATTCAAGCAAAGTAATCCATATAAAATTAAAAGTTTTTTAGATATTTTTTATATTTGATATAAAATTTAATTGATTATCCGTTTTTAATCATAATCCTGTAATGTTAGCAATAATAAGCCTTTCAAAGAGTCTATCTCCAAAATATCTTCGATTTAGCTTGTAGATGAATTCGTTGAGATAGAGTTGAAGATACTTTCTTTTTATTTTGTGGTAATTGCCCAACAAATTTCTTTTGGCGTTGCTAATGGCAATATGAATCCATTTTAAAGTTTCTTCGGTAGTTTCTTTTGAACTTTTTTCCATAATATGAAGCTCTACAAAATCTGAAATATCCACATAAGAAGTGCTTTTATCTGTAAAAACAATACTCTGATTATCTATAGATTCTTTAATGGCTTCATTGATTTCTTCTCCACTGTGTCCATCTAAAACCTTCGCTTTAAAGAAGCGAACATGTTTTTCTTTTTTTCCAGTATCAATATCTTCTAACGGTGTTGTGATTCTGCTATCATCGCTACATTTTGTTTCCCAACTGAACCTTTTCCACGAATTCCTTTTTTCTGCTCTATTTCGCTAGATTCTACTGTAAAATAGGCTTCGTCAAATTCTATCATCCCTTCCAAAGTGTATTGTGCATCTCGGTTTCCCATGGCTTTTCTTATCTTATGAACCATTGCCCAAACTGGTTCATACCTCTTTAATCCCAATTGTTTTTGGATTTCTTTGGCTGAAAATCCTTTCTTGGTAACACTCATCAAAAACATGGTTTTGTACCAAATTAGAAAAGATAAATTCGAATTTTCCATGATGGTTCCGCTTTTCAAAGAAGTTCGACTTCTGCATTTTTTGCATTCATAACTTAATCTGCTCTTTATCCAAAAATGTTCTGTGCTTCCACATTTGCACGTGAGTCCTATTTTATCTCTCTCAGATTTAAAATGATTTATACAATCATCTTCTGTCCCGAAATGTGCTGAAAAACTGAATAAATTCATATCTAATTGTTTGATTACTACAAATATACAAAAATTATGATAAATTACGGATATTCATAAAAATTTATAAATAATGAATAGATTATATGTTTTTTTGATATTATTTTGCTCTTTTTCTATGAGAGCTCAGGAACAAAATCCTCAAACGGATGAAAAAAGAAACCTTGTAAAAATGAATCTTACTGGAGTTGTCTTCCGGAATTTTCAGTTTGCTTACGAAAGAACCATAACAAAGAGGTTGGGTGTTCAGGTTTCTTACGGGTTTATTCCCACTGGGCAGGTGCCGCTTGTAGACCAGTATATTAAAGACGATAATGTTAATAATGTAAGAATGGGCGGAAGTAATTTCACTCTTGAACCGAGAATATATCTTGGGCGAGGTTACGGTCACGGATTCTATATCGCTCCATATTATAGATACTCTCATTTTGATGTTGATAATGTAACCTACAACTATACATCAGAAGATCCTATGCACCAAGGTGAAAAAATTCCCATTGCTTTTTCTGGGAAGACGAACTCAAACAATGTTGGGTTGATGATCGGTGCTCAATGGCTCTTAGGTAAAAAAGATAATTGGGTGTTGGATGTTTGGTTCATAGGTGGTCACTATGGTGGCGCAACAGGAACTATCATAGGGAAATCGGGAAGACCGCTTAGCGTTGAGGAACAAAATCAGCTTAATAACGATATTCAGGATCTCGATATCTCGTTATTTGATTACACGGTCACAACCAATGCCTCTGGCGCAACTATCGCTTTGGATTCCAAATGGCTTGGTATGCGCTCGGGAGTTTCATTTGGGTATAGATTTTAAGAATACAATATAGTTATTATAATACTCTGAATCTTTCGGATTTTTGTGTTTAAAATGGTTTTGATTTAGCAAAGCGCTTATATGTGAGCAGGATGAATGGGATGAGAATCCGAATTTAAGGAATAGAAAAATAGGCATTATTGCTTTTACATCTTAGCCAGGTTAAAAGATGATTGAGGTAAAGATAAAATTAATCCTTTTGATTTTCAGTGGTGTTATCAAATATTTGTTTAATTATTAGGGATAAAGTTGGTAGGTTTAATAAATAAGCGTTCCTTTGCACCCGCAAATCAGAATTGATGAGCAGCGCAGAAGAGCAGTAAAGAAAAGGGGATTTTTTTGGGAGAAAATATTTTCAAAAAAAAGTTTTCAAAAAATTTGCTGATAACAAAATTTTTTCTATTTTTGCAGTCCCGAATCGAGAGATGGAGGAGCGCAGAAGGAGAGATAAAGATTAGCTAAAATAGATTTCGAGGTTACGAAAAAAAACTTCAAAAAAGTTTTGGCAGATTGGAAAAAGTTTTTTACTTTTGCACTCGCAAATCAGGAACAAGATGACAGATTAAGAGTCCTGAGAAAGCGAAAAGAACAAAGTTCATTGACAATAAGATATAACAACCAAGTAAGGAAAAAAAACCAAAGCGTCAATTTTAAATTGAGTTTGAGTATAAGGACAAACAAACATACAATGGAGAGTTTGATCCTGGCTCAGGATGAACGCTAGCGGGAGGCCTAACACATGCAAGCCGAGCGGTATTTGTTCTTCGGAACAGAGAGAGCGGCGCACGGGTGCGGAACACGTGTGCAACCTGCCTTTATCTGGGGGATAGCCTTTCGAAAGGAAGATTAATACCCCATAATATATTGAGTGGCATCATTTGATATTGAAAACTCCGGTGGATAGAGATGGGCACGCGCAAGATTAGATAGTTGGTGAGGTAACGGCTCACCAAGTCAATGATCTTTAGGGGGCCTGAGAGGGTGATCCCCCACACTGGTACTGAGACACGGACCAGACTCCTACGGGAGGCAGCAGTGAGGAATATTGGACAATGGGTTAGCGCCTGATCCAGCCATCCCGCGTGAAGGACGACGGCCCTATGGGTTGTAAACTTCTTTTGTATAGGGATAAACCTACTCTCGTGAGAGTAGCTGAAGGTACTATACGAATAAGCACCGGCTAACTCCGTGCCAGCAGCCGCGGTAATACGGAGGGTGCAAGCGTTATCCGGATTTATTGGGTTTAAAGGGTCCGTAGGCGGATCTGTAAGTCAGTGGTGAAATCTCACAGCTTAACTGTGAAACTGCCATTGATACTGCAGGTCTTGAGTAAATTTGAAGTGGCTGGAATAAGTAGTGTAGCGGTGAAATGCATAGATATTACTTAGAACACCAATTGCGAAGGCAGGTCACTAAGATTTAACTGACGCTGATGGACGAAAGCGTGGGGAGCGAACAGGATTAGATACCCTGGTAGTCCACGCCGTAAACGATGCTAACTCGTTTTTGGGGTTTCGGCTTCAGAGACTAAGCGAAAGTGATAAGTTAGCCACCTGGGGAGTACGTTCGCAAGAATGAAACTCAAAGGAATTGACGGGGGCCCGCACAAGCGGTGGATTATGTGGTTTAATTCGATGATACGCGAGGAACCTTACCAAGACTTAAATGGGAAATGACAGATTTAGAAATAGATCCTTCTTCGGACATTTTTCAAGGTGCTGCATGGTTGTCGTCAGCTCGTGCCGTGAGGTGTTAGGTTAAGTCCTGCAACGAGCGCAACCCCTGTCACTAGTTGCTAGCATTAAGTTGAGGACTCTAGTGAGACTGCCTACGCAAGTAGAGAGGAAGGTGGGGATGACGTCAAATCATCACGGCCCTTACGTCTTGGGCCACACACGTAATACAATGGCCGGTACAGAGGGCAGCTACACAGCGATGTGATGCAAATCTCGAAAGCCGGTCTCAGTTCGGATTGGAGTCTGCAACTCGACTCTATGAAGCTGGAATCGCTAGTAATCGCGCATCAGCCATGGCGCGGTGAATACGTTCCCGGGCCTTGTACACACCGCCCGTCAAGCCATGGAAGTCTGGGGTACCTGAAGTCGGTGACCGTAAAAGGAGCTGCCTAGGGTAAAACAGGTAACTAGGGCTAAGTCGTAACAAGGTAGCCGTACCGGAAGGTGCGGCTGGAACATCTCATTTTAGAGACAATACGTCAAAAAATATTAAAAAGTGCTTATACAAAAAATAAGCTTTGGTTTTTTTTACTCGGTTGCTTATATAACAAATAAACCCACTAGGAATTAGTAAAGGGATAGAGAGATAATTAATAATTATAAATTGATAATTGTTAATTAGAGAAAGTCTCGTAGCTCAGCTGGTTAGAGCGCTACACTGATAATGTAGAGGTCGGCAGTTCGAGCCTGCCCGAGACTACTAATTGTAAAAGACGGGAAGACATCAGATATAAGACGACAGACATTAAGTCTGAGATCTATCATCTGACATCTGAAGTCTACTAGAGGGGGAATTAGCTCAGCTGGCTAGAGCGCCTGCCTTGCACGCAGGAGGTCAAGGGTTCGACTCCCTTATTCTCCACTGTTTTAGGAGTTTGATTTAAAAGTTACGATTGGAGCCAAAAACAACAATTGTTCATCAGATGACTAAAAAGAAATAAAGATCATTGACATTAACGGTAAAGACATCACAAAGAGAAAACCGAGCGCAAGAAAGCGCTTGAGTAACCTAAAAATAGGAAAGAAATCGTTAAGGGCGTATGGCGGATGCCTAGGCTTTCAGAGGCGAAGAAGGACGTGGTAAGCTGCGAAAAGCTCGGGGGATTGGCACACACGAATTGATCCCGAGATGTCCGAATGGGGCAACCCGGCATATTGAAGATATGTCACCCAGCAATGGGAGCAAACCAGGAGAACTGAAACATCTAAGTACCCTGAGGAAAAGAAATCGAAGAGATTCCGTAAGTAGTGGCGAGCGAAAGCGGATTAGCCCAAAAGTCTTTATATATTTAGAAGAATGTTCTGGAAAGAACAGCCGTAGACGGTGATAGCCCGGTATTCGAAAGGTATATAGAGATGATAAATGAGTAGGGCGGGACACGTGAAATCCTGTCTGAATATGGGGGGACCATCCTCCAAGGCTAAATACTCCTGAAAGACCGATAGTGAACAAGTACTGTGAAGGAAAGGTGAAAAGCACTTCGAATAGAAGGGTGAAATAGAACCTGAAACCGTACGCCTACAAGCGGTCGGAGCACCAATAAGGTGTGACGGCGTGCCTTTTGCATAATGAGCCTACGAGTTAATTTTACTAGCGAGGTTAAGGACTTCAGGTCCGGAGCCGGAGCGAAAGCGAGTCTGAATAGGGCGCATAGTTAGTAGGATTAGACGCGAAACCTTGTGATCTACCCATGGGCAGGTTGAAGCTTTGGTAACACAAAGTGGAGGACCGAACCGGTTGACGTTGAAAAGTCTTCGGATGACCTGTGGGTAGGGGTGAAAGGCCAATCAAACTGGGAGATAGCTCGTACTCCCCGAAATGCATTTAGGTGCAGCGTCGCAAATGAGTTTATTAGAGGTAGAGCTACTGATTGGATGCGGGGGAGTCAAATCCTA is from Epilithonimonas vandammei and encodes:
- a CDS encoding Ig-like domain-containing protein translates to MKQFLLWLFLALVLVSCARVGSPIGGGKDTIPPKMVGSNIDTTRINVPRDLKELRIDFDEYITLKDINKNLIISPPIKYTKIIPSSMGNKYLQIQWKDTLQANTTYNFNFGNSVVDLNESNPLPYFNFAFSTGDKIDDLFISGTISDALGNEKNSEGKDRNLVIGLYQVKDTMNYRQKPYYITKADPDGYFELNYLTPGKYKIIGFDDENNNSIYDLGKESVAFQKQEINLESSISGMKLKIFPSKKAIKYKEMAISTGGVLMTFEGNPDKVIVKAVGDKPSDYKVTHKLRSDSVKIWFDAGKENIGVAVSENLKFSYDTGTKQDTVSIFYKKPAKEDMTVSNPFSNELAPGSDFRFASNYIITKIQPENWKLESDSISQNFTAKISELDSTQVIVKSNFVVGKKYKLTVPKNTVISFYNRLSESVRFDFEAAKPEEFGSFTVNLVNKPEHNFWIQLLNDKSEPVYQKFSNESLIKFINLKPASYKLRILVDNNDNGFWDSSDFATETLSEDVYLYKKAGDKDIMTKINIRPMWEINENWDLTKEEQSVN
- a CDS encoding heme-binding domain-containing protein codes for the protein MKKIILWVAVACLAIQLIPIDRENKPVDKNNNFTDIYKTPQDVRSLLKNACYDCHSNETVYPNYAYIAPISWAVKDHINEGREYLNFSEWGTYNKDIKQNAIQKSIETIRSKQMPLPSYINYHPKANLTTSQRKILENYFLSIQAK
- a CDS encoding DUF3575 domain-containing protein, producing MNRLYVFLILFCSFSMRAQEQNPQTDEKRNLVKMNLTGVVFRNFQFAYERTITKRLGVQVSYGFIPTGQVPLVDQYIKDDNVNNVRMGGSNFTLEPRIYLGRGYGHGFYIAPYYRYSHFDVDNVTYNYTSEDPMHQGEKIPIAFSGKTNSNNVGLMIGAQWLLGKKDNWVLDVWFIGGHYGGATGTIIGKSGRPLSVEEQNQLNNDIQDLDISLFDYTVTTNASGATIALDSKWLGMRSGVSFGYRF
- a CDS encoding GlmU family protein, which codes for MQLVFSDAQYWEDFLPLTFTRPVAEIRMGILTFAERWQKLLGINEVFYITENYLQDKFRKPEPKQSLFIVPNFFPSDEVLQQIKDLQPGEALVYENEVIAANINMENFSLNQINKMTDITEKLCFVEKPTDIFSYNDKAINFDFKLITTGRDSQELSPTNGFIGDPLNLFIEEGASIEFCTLNCNSGKIYIGKNAEIMEGSNIRGSLALCEESKINLGTKLYGGTTIGPHSKVGGEVNNIVIFGYSNKGHDGFVGNSVIGEWCNLGADTNSSNLKNNYASVKLWNYRKKRFLDTGLQFCGLIMGDHSKTAINTQLNTGTVVGVAANIFKSGFPPNLVDSFSWGGMKGDEKFKLEKSYEVAEKAMERRKIAITEMDKDILKYIYNEL
- a CDS encoding type B 50S ribosomal protein L31 — its product is MKQGIHPENYRLVVFKDMSNDEVFLCKSTAETKDTIEYEGTEYPLIKMEISSTSHPFYTGKTKLVDTAGRVDKFMNKYKKFAK